From one Neofelis nebulosa isolate mNeoNeb1 chromosome 4, mNeoNeb1.pri, whole genome shotgun sequence genomic stretch:
- the MST1 gene encoding hepatocyte growth factor-like protein isoform X4 — MCGPASWTMGSSTVVRWPSPLAAYPASAGTIGSPMTTSTRPHSGTAWRRTSAETPTGTQEVPGATRQTLQCASRPAASSPAGKPLAFGAMARSIAAQWTAPSRDASVSAGTCSVHTRTPLSPASSLTKIWTTTIAGIQTAPSGPGAIPPTRRWSESSATSLAAGRRHSRATRPRRSVASAGRARATGARPTPPPRAYPASGGTRRTPISIVLLRRNTHARTFGRTSAGTPTARKRLGALRHGLACAWPSVTRSGAAPTTCGLRPSPPVTDCYHGVGERYRGLVNRTRKGVPCQHWSTEMPHMPQFTPTSAPHAHLEENFCRNPDRDSHGPWCYTTDPGTPFDYCALRRCHDDQPPSILEPPDQVVFEKCGKRVTRLDQQRSKLRVVGGQPGNSPWTVSLRNRQGQHFCGGSLVKEQWVLTARQCFSSCHMPLMGYEVWLGTLFQNPQPGEPGLQQVPVAKMVCGPSGSQLVLLKLERPVTLNQRVALICLPPERYVVPPGTKCEIAGWGETKGTGNNKVLNVASLNVISNQECNIKHRGRIRESEMCTEGLLAPVGACEGDYGGPLACFTHDCWVLEGIIIPNRVCARPRWPAIFMRVSVFTDWIHKVMRLG, encoded by the exons ATGTGCGGACCTGCGTCATGGACAATGGGGTCAAGTACCGTGGTACGGTGGCCATCACCACTGGCGGCCTACCCTGCCAGCGCTGGAACCATAGGTTCCCCAATGACCACAA GTACACGCCCACACTCCGGAACGGCTTGGAGGAGAACTTCTGCCGAAACCCCGACGGGGACCCAGGAGGTCCCTGGTGCTACACGACAGACCCTGCAGTGCGCTTCCAGACCTGCGGCATCAAGTCCTGCCGGGAAG CCGCTTGCGTTTGGTGCAATGGCGAGGAGTATCGCGGCGCAGTGGACCGCACCGAGTCGGGACGCGAGTGTCAGCGCTGGGACCTGCAGCGTCCACACGCGCACCCCTTTGAGCCCGGCAA GTTCCTTGACAAAGATCTGGACGACAACTATTGCCGGAATCCAGACGGCTCCGAGCGGCCCTGGTGCTATACCACCGACCCGAAGGTGGAGCGAGAGTTCTGCGACCTCCCTCGCTGCG GGTCGGAGGCACAGCCGCGCCACGAGGCCACGACGCTCAGTTGCTTCCGCGGGAAGGGCGAGGGCTACAGGGGCACGGCCAACACCACCGCCGCGGGCGTACCCTGCCAGCGGTGGGACGCGCAGAACCCCCATCAGCATCGTTTTGCTCCGGAGAAATACGCATGCAA GGACCTTCGGGAGAACTTCTGCCGGAACCCCGACGGCTCGGAAGCGCCTTGGTGCTTTACGTCACGGCCTGGCATGCGCGTGGCCTTCTGTTACCAGATCCGGCGCTGCGCCGACGACGTGCGGCCTGAGG CCATCCCCGCCCGTCACAGACTGCTACCACGGAGTGGGGGAGCGGTACCGCGGCTTGGTCAACAGGACCCGCAAAGGTGTCCCGTGCCAGCACTGGTCCACAGAGATGCCACACATGCCGCA GTTCAcacccacctctgccccccaCGCGCATCTGGAGGAGAACTTTTGCCGGAACCCGGACAGGGATAGCCATGGGCCCTGGTGCTACACTACGGACCCGGGTACTCCGTTCGACTACTGTGCACTGCGACGCTGCC ATGACGACCAACCACCGTCCATCCTGGAGCCCCCAG ACCAGGTGGTGTTTGAGAAGTGTGGCAAGAGGGTGACCCGCCTGGACCAGCAGCGCTCCAAGCTGCGTGTGGTGGGGGGCCAGCCTGGGAACTCGCCCTGGACAGTCAGCTTGCGCAATCG GCAGGGCCAGCATTTCTGCGGGGGTTCCCTAGTGAAGGAGCAGTGGGTACTGACGGCCCGGCAGTGCTTCTCCTCCTG CCATATGCCTCTCATGGGCTATGAGGTGTGGTTGGGCACCTTGTTCCAGAACCCACAGCCAGGAGAGCCAGGCCTGCAGCAGGTCCCAGTGGCCAAGATGGTGTGTGGGCCCTCCGGCTCCCAGCTTGTTCTGCTCAAGCTGGAGAG ACCTGTGACCCTGAACCAGCGAGTGGCACTCATCTGCCTGCCCCCCGAGAGGTATGTGGTTCCACCAGGTACCAAGTGTGAGATCGCAGGCTGGGGTGAGACCAAAG GTACAGGGAATAACAAAGTCCTGAATGTGGCCTCGCTGAATGTCATCTCCAACCAGGAATGTAACATCAAGCACCGAGGACGCATACGGGAGAGTGAGATGTGCACTGAGGGACTCTTGGCCCCTGTGGGAGCCTGTGAG GGTGACTACGGAGGCCCACTTGCCTGCTTTACCCATGACTGCTGGGTCCTGGAGGGAATTATAATCCCCAACCGAGTGTGCGCCCGGCCCCGCTGGCCAGCCATCTTCATGCGTGTCTCTGTGTTTACGGACTGGATTCACAAGGTCATGCGGCTGGGCTAG